GTAAATAAAAAACTTATATAATTTTTGCATTATTCTTTAATATTTCAGTTAGTAAAAACCATTAATCTGTAAATCCCTGTTCAAAAAATTCCATTTCCATTTCGATATTATTGGATAAAGTATTATTTTCATTACGATCACCTACTTCAACCTGCCCTATAGAATTATCTAATTCAATATTATTTAATTCTGAATCAGTTACCATATTATAGCCAAGAATTTTTTGTGTCGGCCGTATAAAAGTTACTAATTTATTTGTTTCAGAGAAAAATAATTTACGTCCTTGATCCCAATACACTTTTTCTGTTATGAGTTGGCTTTGGTTGGACGACAATATATATACTTCTCCTTCTGCCTGCAGATTGCGGGAATTTTGATTAACGATTCCTTTGTTTGCAATCAATACAGATTGTATTTGATTACTTTCTGAAAAAAATGTCATTGTCAGATTGTATAAATAAACTGTATTATTATCTTCAAAAATTTTTGCTTGTGCTGATTTTACTTCCCATTCGCGATAGCCGGAGTCTTCCGTAAATGCATACACAAAATCTTGCATGATAACTGATGGCAAATTCCTTTTTTCTCTATCATTTCTACCCAATTTAACACCGCATGAATTGATACTTATCAGTGTCAAAAAGAGCAATATTTTATTAAACATATATTATGTAACCTTAATAATGTTAAATATTACGTATTATAAACTAAAATTTGAAATATATCAATTTTTTACTAAAAGGGGATCCTGCTAGCTGCAACAATAAAAATATTAGAGTATGTGTGAAAATTTCTAATTAAAATTTTAATTATTGATAAAATAAAGAAATAAATTCTATAATAAATTTCAGTAAAAAATATTGATTATTCCACTAAAAATATCACAGTAAACATGAAGTTTTGGAAATACAAAAAAACGAAGAAATTATTGATATCCTAGACTATTAAAAAATGAGTACCCCGTGCACTGCTCACGACGAGCATAGGCATACGGGGTACTCATGTGTTCATGGGGGTAGGGTGCCTTATAAACAAGCATAAAAAACAGAATCGATGCAGCGCACCGTTACCTAGAAGAAAGCTGGGGAAGTCAAAATTCATTAGCACAAGCGGTGGAATCTCGGGTTCGACGTTGGACAACGTTTTAGAAGAGAAATATGCCGACTCTTATGAGGAAGTGCTCTTGAAAATCAAAGACGAGATGAACCACACGGAAGAAAAAGAACACATCTGCTTCAAGGCTCCATAGTTTGTGGAGACTTCTATCTCGAAGAAGATCATTCGGGGCTTTGAACGACGCCGCAGGAGTCAGTGTTCCCTGGATTACGGTGCTTCACGGCGACAGCGGCATCGGAAAAACTGAATTTCTTGATTCGCATAGTCTAGATATTATTAGAAGAATCCATGATCACTGGTCGGGGTACCCCGATTGTATCATAACTTGGTGGCATTGCAGAAAGGTTTCGAGCAGATTACCAACAGCATGTAAAAAGTTCGTCCACTCCTGTATTCCGAATTAAAGGAGAAATAAGATGAAAATAATAGAAAATATAAGAAATATGGAAGAGTTGAAGGAAGGGACTAATGTTTATGCGGAGATTAAGTAGGAATTAACAAGGTAGGAAGCATTAATGAACAAGGAATTGCATGAGATTAAGTGGAAGTGATACTAAGAAAGCTCAGGCAAAAGAGAACAGAGAAGCTCTTAAAACAGTTACTCAGTACTATGCCTACAAGAGAGAATAAAGATGTTTTAATAACGGACGATAAACGCAGTCTTGACGTGTCCTTGGCGGAGATCGGTTTATCCAGAAAAGAAAAAGATACTTTCTACATCGAAATAAAGACGGAAAATTTAGTTTAAGTATTGACAAGGGAAGAGTTATTAAGTTATAATAAGAAAGCTCTAGCAGAGTAATATTCTGCCAGAGTTTTTTATGAATAGAGAGCAGTTATCTTTAATTCATATCTTCAAAAAGCAATTAAACCTATTTTGTTTTAATTCCTTCAGCTTGTTCAAGGACAGAATTTTTATTTCTATTTTTTATTTTACGAATAGGATTACCCGCATAAACAGACCACGGTTCAAATCGAAAATTTTCTGGTACAAAAGAATTAGCGCCGATGACAGTTCCTTCTAAAATTCTATTATTTGGCATCACTACGGAATTGGCACCTATTCCAGTATATTTTTCCATATAAATATCACCAACAATTTCAGCATTGTGAGAAATAAGTGCATTTACATAATCATTGGATTGGCACCAAATTTGAACTCCTGCAGCTAATCCAGAGAAATCTTCCATAGTAAATGTATAATTTGAACCTGCAATAACGCAGTAACGGTCAATAAGACAAAAATCACCCATCATTAATTTAGGTGAAATTAATGATCCATGCATAATATCACAATATGATCCTATTTCAGAATCACTATTTTTAATACTCGCAGTATCTGCAATATTTGTATGAACTCCTATTTTCATGTTTTACTCCTCAATACTTATTATTGGTATCATTTTGATATATTTTTCTATCTTATCATACCAGAATCTTTTATTTGATTTCTTCTTGTTTTCTCAACATATTTGTGCCAAAAATCCTTCTTTTTTTCAAGCAACAACACTAAATACTTGGCACGGAAACCTGGTCAACAATACGTAGCTCATAAGTCAGACAGGCAGATGGATCAATTTCGGTGAAATAAGATTTTCAAATCTGCCTGTGAGTTCAAAACCTCGACGCATACCTCCTATACCTGCAAGAAGACCAATTGTTTTATCTTCTTGAACAGTTGTATTTTATACTATTATCCAAGTAAAATCAAGATTTCATCCGGAATAAAAAAATCTTTTAAATTGTTATTTTACTTGACTTCTATTCATATCCAAGCTAATGTGTTTGTACACTGGAAATATACAAACTTCTACGCTTGGGATTATGAAGGAGGGATTCCGAAGTAGATGCACAGAAACAAGACTCTAGTGAACTTATTTCTGTGCATCGCTCAATTTGAACGCGAGGTTACAGGAATATACAGGTATTTCCCGAGTCAAACATATGTTAGAAAACAAAAAGGATTAATGGGAGCTTACAACAAGTGCCAGCTTCAGAAATAGAAGAATATACTTCTAAATTACTCAAACAAAAATTTGTGCTACTTTTTCAAAATAAACCTTTACAGGCCGATGCAAGTAATCCTATATTTTCTATTATTATATATAAGTTAGGAGGAGTCTTAATTTTCTTAAGTTATGCTTGGTACCTCTGGAAAACTATGAAAAAATTACCGGTATAAGTACAAGAGAGAGAGAGAGAGAGAGAGAGAGAGAGAGCAGTAGTAGTAGTAGTAGTAGAAAATTTATCTAAAAAAGCTAAGTTAGATTGACATTTTCAGTTTTATTTGTTATACTTATGTCAAGTGTTTTCATATATACTCGTAATAAGGTCGAGAGTTTCTACGAGGATCCGTAAATTCCTTGCTATGAAAAACTTGTAAGTATTCGCCTATTTCTATACAAGTTCATTCCTCTATCGACCTCTGAAGATTGCCATTAATTTTTAAGGAGTGACTTTTATGTCCAATTTTTCAATATTTATTTTATCGTTACAGCATGTGCTTGCTATGTTTGTTGCTAATATTACACCTATGCTTATAGTAGGTAGTACACTAGAGTTGAGCAATCTTTCTGAATTGCTTCAAGCAGTAATGCTGGTTGCCGCAATTAATACAACTATGCAATGTATGTTTGGCTCCCGTTTGCCTGTGGTAATGGGAGCCAATTTTACTTTTATACCTTTGGCAATTGCGATTGGTTCAAAATATGGTTATGATGCCGTTCTGGCTGCAGCATTAGTAGGAGGAATATTTGAAGCCTGCTTAGGAACAACAATGCACAAGTTGAAGAAATTTTTTCCACCTTTAATTACTGGAATTATATTATTATCTATTGGTTTATCCCTGATTCCAGTAGGAATCTCATCACTGGCAGGAGGTTTTGGTGCCCAAGACTTTGGCTCCTGGCATCATTATCTATTAGGAACTCCTGTAATCATAGCTATCATTTTACTGAACCAATATGCTAAAGGCCTCT
The window above is part of the Brevinema andersonii genome. Proteins encoded here:
- a CDS encoding acyltransferase, yielding MKIGVHTNIADTASIKNSDSEIGSYCDIMHGSLISPKLMMGDFCLIDRYCVIAGSNYTFTMEDFSGLAAGVQIWCQSNDYVNALISHNAEIVGDIYMEKYTGIGANSVVMPNNRILEGTVIGANSFVPENFRFEPWSVYAGNPIRKIKNRNKNSVLEQAEGIKTK
- the lptC gene encoding LPS export ABC transporter periplasmic protein LptC — translated: MFNKILLFLTLISINSCGVKLGRNDREKRNLPSVIMQDFVYAFTEDSGYREWEVKSAQAKIFEDNNTVYLYNLTMTFFSESNQIQSVLIANKGIVNQNSRNLQAEGEVYILSSNQSQLITEKVYWDQGRKLFFSETNKLVTFIRPTQKILGYNMVTDSELNNIELDNSIGQVEVGDRNENNTLSNNIEMEMEFFEQGFTD